The Castor canadensis chromosome 8, mCasCan1.hap1v2, whole genome shotgun sequence genome contains a region encoding:
- the Fam186b gene encoding protein FAM186B, with amino-acid sequence MENDNPTQLVTPASVKAIISRIEAAQLTRAQEDISTQLSDILGNVSSVINHFQEELGYDLKEKVKFHQTEQKGKKRFILLKKIASFSKDAKMKEKHLHEILCWLGDWGDSLNYEVKNRRSEEEEEALDEWIQAMEKVLPLSLISTKGGIESLISLCCTLIEEQKKKAQRPIHTFWQDWLEKSPEKSTPHSQPLSPEQMLQDKNITCTKVSEVKSMLQELLDSTIFSKGQIKIIKYMSTVVENLNKALILQHKENRSLETKYRYLQTLMTKGLSSQRIHFQKSIKLLESKRDALLKQVEALGRKYHDLLLIKHALEFQLKQAQTARGQAEDLAEVPVDFPEFPEEGAFPKEGIVMGETQQEPKEEEHLFSLLSTAWDSGATPSTRPLSTMPLQSRIADVFSSKDTESLVPMLPLSEGYQSPTEWERQVAEGLGHEDQDQEDHFQEKEGVQIKFYINKVLSQQSSEKVPLENQLEQEHGEEELSWERRRQQWLQEEEMWLQRQKKWALLEQEHAEKLRQWEREEASRWQQQQRLTHLKEERQSPRKGPEEPRDNGERQIFTTTSQWRNLEKVEPLPVPPPSPSQSACLARKPCLPKTPRTLQPALGNQRAMSSVEFTQTLRAGQVPTKPKKSSFPITGTSIRRVTRPSIQKVPVAPKEKEYHIDMESQRKNLQLLKGELELGLPHTLRSKVLELITTTMELGTLRLQCLCQKYILYRHFQSLRLEVINHIQVMQEMGTTYKAQSLYIFLENIDRQQKLSLQAWTDKQKDVEVKRRECLSSMVAVFPKLQLEWNVHLNIPVVTFPKPRKNKSSPVFRPQHVRYSGSTCKQPFLSKHQKCVPLRMASQKGNQMEAVWKADVASSSHPIEKKTPASLLWDQVAGYPDIPWLLAVDEHSSYHRSLMPHKAQEFSASVTKRKECQEPTEELAELVCKKSSESLPGTLQSQKARDSSSPHSVP; translated from the exons ATGGAGAATGACAACCCCACACAGTTGGTGACTCCTGCATCAGTGAAGGCCATCATCTCAAGGATTGAGGCTGCCCAGCTAACTCGGGCTCAGGAG GATATTTCCACTCAGCTTTCAGACATATTGGGCAATGTCAGTTCTGTCATCAACCACTTCCAGGAAGAATTAGGatatgatttaaaagaaaaggtGAAATTTCACCAGACAGAGCAAAAAGGCAAGAAGAGATTCATCTTGCTGAAGAAAATTGCCTCCTTCTCCAAAGATGCTAAGATGAAAGAGAAGCACCTGCATGAAATCTTGTGCTGGTTGGGGGACTGGG GTGACAGCCTGAACTATGAGGTCAAGAATAGGAgaagtgaggaggaagaggaagcccTGGACGAATGGATCCAGGCGATGGAGAAAGTGTTACCTCTGTCCCTCATCTCTACCAAGGGAGGCATCGAGTCCCTCATTTCCCTTTGCTGTACTCTCattgaagaacaaaagaaaaaggcacaAA GGCCCATACACACCTTCTGGCAAGACTGGTTAGAGAAAAGCCCAGAAAAATCTACACCTCACTCTCAGCCACTGAGTCCAGAACAGATGCTCCAGGACAAGAACATCACCTGCACAAAGGTGTCTGAGGTGAAGTCCATGCTGCAGGAGCTCCTGGACTCTACTATATTCAGCAAGGGGCAGATCAAGATTATCAAATACATGTCCACTGTGGTGGAAAACCTCAACAAGGCCTTGATCCTCCAGCACAAAGAGAATAGGAGCCTGGAGACCAAATACAGGTACCTGCAGACATTGATGACCAAAGGGCTCAGCAGTCAGAGAATACACTTCCAGAAATCTATTAAACTCCTTGAGAGCAAGAGGGATGCTCTGCTAAAGCAGGTAGAGGCTCTAGGCAGAAAATACCATGACCTCCTCCTGATAAAGCATGCCCTAGAATTCCAGCTGAAGCAGGCTCAGACTGCTAGAGGCCAAGCAGAAGACTTAGCCGAGGTTCCTGTTGATTTCCCAGAGTTCCCTGAAGAAGGGGCCTTTCCAAAGGAGGGAATAGTCATGGGGGAAACCCAACAGGAGCCCAAGGAGGAGGAGCACTTATTTTCATTACTTTCCACAGCCTGGGATAGTGGGGCTACACCTTCAACAAGGCCACTCTCCACCATGCCCCTACAGTCAAGGATTGCAGATGTGTTTAGCAGCAAGGACACTGAAAGCCTTGTGCCTATGCTGCCACTCTCAGAGGGTTACCAGTCTCCTACTGAATGGGAAAGACAGGTGGCAGAAGGCTTAGGCCATGAAGACCAAGACCAGGAAGACCACTTCCAGGAAAAAGAAGGAGTCCAAATTAAATTCTATATTAACAAGGTCCTGTCCCAACAGAGCTCTGAGAAGGTGCCCTTGGAGAACCAACTGGAGCAGGAGCATGGGGAGGAGGAACTCAGCTGGGAAAGGCGGAGGCAGCAGTGGCTGCAGGAGGAGGAGATGTGGCTGCAGCGGCAGAAGAAGTGGGCCCTGCTGGAGCAAGAGCATGCGGAGAAGCTGCggcagtgggagagggaggaggccagcaggtggcagcagcagcagagaCTCACCCACCTCAAAGAGGAGCGACAGAGCCCAAGGAAGGGACCAGAGGAGCCAAGGGACAATGGAGAGAGGCAGATCTTCACCACCACCAGTCAGTGGAGAAACTTGGAGAAGGTGGAGCCATTGCCAGTGCCTCCCCCAAGCCCATCCCAGTCTGCTTGTCTAGCCAGGAAGCCATGCTTGCCCAAGACCCCACGTACCCTGCAGCCGGCCCTGGGAAACCAGAGGGCCATGAGTTCAGTTGAGTTCACCCAGACGCTGCGGGCTGGCCAGGTTCCCACCAAGCCCAAGAAATCCTCTTTTCCCATAACTGGGACATCCATTCGAAGGGTGACCCGGCCCTCTATACAGAAAGTTCCTGTTGCCCCTAAGGAGAAGGAGTACCATATAGACATGGAGTCCCAGAGGAAGAACCTGCAGCTCCTGAAAGGGGAGCTGGAGCTGGGGCTGCCACACACTCTCCGCAGCAAGGTCCTGGAgctcatcaccaccaccatggaGCTGGGCACCCTCAGGCTGCAGTGCCTGTGCCAGAAGTACATCCTCTACAGACACTTCCAGAGTCTCCG ACTAGAAGTGATCAACCACATACAAGTCATGCAAGAAATGGGGACTACCTACAAGGCCCAGAGCCTGTACatcttcctggaaaacattgatcGCCAGCAGAAACTCAGTCTGCAGGCCTGGACAGACAAGCAGAAAGATGTGGAGGTGAAGCGACGGGAGTGCCTGAGCAGCATGGTGGCCGTGTTCCCCAAG CTCCAGCTGGAGTGGAATGTTCATCTGAACATCCCTGTGGTCACCTTCCCGAAGCCAAGGAAAAACAAGTCATCCCCAGTCTTCCGTCCCCAGCATGTCCGCTACAGTGGCTCCACCTGCAAGCAGCCCTTCCTGTCCAAGCACCAAAAATGCGTGCCCCTGCGGATGGCCAG CCAAAAGGGGAATCAGATGGAGGCTGTTTGGAAGGCTGATGTGGCCTCCTCTAGTCATCCAATAGAAAAGAAGACCCCTGCCAGCCTGCTCTGGGACCAAGTAGCGGGATATCCAGATATCCCCTGGCTCTTGGCAGTGGATGAACATTCTTCCTACCACAGAAGCTTGATGCCCCACAAGGCCCA GGAATTTAG